From the genome of Arvicola amphibius chromosome 9, mArvAmp1.2, whole genome shotgun sequence, one region includes:
- the Ly6l gene encoding lymphocyte antigen 6L isoform X2: MTWLLLALWASLVSVELARDLATREPGTRSRTQISKACAVTCHNSNGVFETAVSKGIQARITRGCCSRNLCNRAPGAVFRTLPGRILLPLGLGLFHTLL, translated from the exons ATGACCTGGCTACTCCTGGCGCTCTGGGCGTCCCTGGTGTCAGTGGAGCTCGCCCGAGACTTGGCGACTAGGGAGCCAG GTACAAGGAGCAGAACACAGATCAGCAAGGCCTGCGCTGTCACATGTCACAATTCCAACGGTGTGTTTGAGACGGCAGTGAGCAAAGGAATTCAGGCCAGGATCACCAGAGGATGCTGCTCAAGGAATCTCTGCAACAGAGCACCTGGCGCTGTGTTCAGGACCCTGCCAGGGAGGATCCTGCTGCCACTGGGTCTGGGCCTCTTCCACACCCTGTTGTGA
- the Ly6l gene encoding lymphocyte antigen 6L isoform X1, with protein MTWLLLALWASLVSVELARDLATREPARNLSCFQCFKVHQARLCRPRMCQPEEKVCLSNEVFIYSSTRSRTQISKACAVTCHNSNGVFETAVSKGIQARITRGCCSRNLCNRAPGAVFRTLPGRILLPLGLGLFHTLL; from the exons ATGACCTGGCTACTCCTGGCGCTCTGGGCGTCCCTGGTGTCAGTGGAGCTCGCCCGAGACTTGGCGACTAGGGAGCCAG CCAGAAACCTGAGCTGCTTCCAGTGCTTCAAGGTCCACCAGGCCCGCCTGTGTAGGCCTAGGATGTGCCAACCAGAGGAAAAAGTCTGCCTGAGCAACGAGGTGTTCATTTACTCGA GTACAAGGAGCAGAACACAGATCAGCAAGGCCTGCGCTGTCACATGTCACAATTCCAACGGTGTGTTTGAGACGGCAGTGAGCAAAGGAATTCAGGCCAGGATCACCAGAGGATGCTGCTCAAGGAATCTCTGCAACAGAGCACCTGGCGCTGTGTTCAGGACCCTGCCAGGGAGGATCCTGCTGCCACTGGGTCTGGGCCTCTTCCACACCCTGTTGTGA